In Cupriavidus taiwanensis, the following proteins share a genomic window:
- a CDS encoding glycosyltransferase family 2 protein → MPIPATASASRASPRTRACDISVVVLTHNRRDSVRTALARLSALPERPPIAVVDNASDDGTAAMVRNEFPHAALLRSARNLGAAGRNLGADWARTRYVAFCDDDCWWAPGSLSAACAMFERHPRVAALTARILVGEHRGEDPTCARMAASPLPSAMLPGRAILGLMAGATAFRTDAFRQAGGYHPRFFLGGEETLLALDLAAHGWQLVYAPQLVVHHHPSPLRNPAQRRSLLARNAIWSAWLRLPWQVALGETAAALPQLWRCQGWRGLAEVLGGMPWVWQERRVIPAEVLKLRSRLREPPA, encoded by the coding sequence ATGCCGATACCAGCCACCGCTTCCGCTTCCCGCGCTTCTCCGCGCACCCGCGCTTGCGATATCAGCGTGGTGGTGCTGACGCACAACCGGCGCGATTCGGTGCGCACCGCGCTGGCGCGCCTGAGCGCGCTGCCGGAACGCCCGCCCATCGCCGTGGTCGACAACGCCTCGGACGACGGCACCGCCGCCATGGTGCGCAACGAATTCCCGCACGCCGCGCTGCTGCGCAGCGCGCGCAACCTCGGCGCCGCGGGCCGCAACCTGGGCGCGGACTGGGCCCGCACCCGCTATGTCGCCTTCTGCGACGACGACTGCTGGTGGGCGCCCGGATCGCTGTCGGCGGCCTGCGCCATGTTCGAGCGCCATCCGCGCGTGGCCGCGCTGACGGCGCGCATCCTGGTGGGCGAACACCGCGGCGAAGACCCGACCTGCGCGCGCATGGCGGCCAGCCCGCTGCCCTCGGCGATGCTGCCGGGCCGCGCGATCCTGGGCCTGATGGCGGGCGCCACCGCGTTCCGCACCGATGCCTTCCGCCAGGCCGGCGGCTATCACCCGCGCTTCTTCCTGGGCGGCGAGGAAACGCTGCTGGCGCTGGACCTGGCCGCGCATGGCTGGCAGCTGGTGTATGCGCCGCAGCTGGTGGTGCACCACCATCCCAGCCCGCTGCGCAACCCCGCGCAGCGCCGCTCGCTGCTGGCGCGCAATGCGATCTGGTCCGCGTGGCTGCGGCTGCCCTGGCAGGTGGCGCTGGGCGAGACCGCGGCGGCATTGCCGCAGCTGTGGCGCTGCCAGGGATGGCGCGGCCTGGCCGAGGTGCTCGGCGGCATGCCGTGGGTATGGCAGGAGCGCCGCGTGATCCCGGCGGAAGTGCTGAAGCTGCGCAGCCGCTTGCGCGAGCCGCCCGCCTGA
- a CDS encoding PIG-L deacetylase family protein yields the protein MGTAMVVDLAAAVTVISPHLDDAVFSCGGLIAAARAARVVTVFAGVPPADMASPDWDQAAGFASAEQAVLSRRREDNHALTMLGAHAVWLEFWDSQYGRRYTAQQLADALHTVLLTQTEGVVVAPLGLFHSDHALVHDACRLLMLAAHARGPAWNGPAAAPAAAPPPVQWLYYEDAIYRRMPGLLQQRLVQCRDSGLCATPVNLPVAQYLTQKSYALNAYQSQLQLFSEDRLCDLCAPERYWMLQPAGAAPA from the coding sequence ATGGGCACGGCGATGGTGGTCGATCTCGCCGCTGCGGTGACCGTGATCTCGCCGCATCTGGACGATGCCGTGTTCAGTTGTGGCGGGCTGATCGCGGCCGCGCGCGCGGCGCGCGTGGTGACGGTGTTCGCGGGCGTGCCGCCGGCGGACATGGCGTCGCCCGACTGGGACCAGGCCGCCGGCTTCGCCAGCGCCGAGCAGGCGGTGCTGTCGCGCCGCCGCGAAGACAACCACGCGCTGACCATGCTGGGCGCGCACGCGGTGTGGCTGGAGTTCTGGGACAGCCAGTACGGGCGCCGCTATACCGCGCAACAGCTTGCCGACGCGCTGCACACCGTGCTGCTGACGCAGACCGAGGGCGTGGTGGTGGCTCCGCTCGGGCTGTTCCATTCCGACCATGCCCTGGTGCATGACGCCTGCCGGCTGCTGATGCTGGCCGCGCACGCGCGCGGCCCGGCATGGAACGGGCCGGCCGCCGCACCCGCCGCCGCGCCGCCGCCCGTGCAGTGGCTCTATTACGAGGACGCGATCTACCGCCGCATGCCGGGCCTGCTGCAGCAGCGGCTGGTGCAATGCCGGGACAGCGGCCTGTGCGCCACGCCCGTCAACCTGCCGGTGGCGCAGTACCTGACGCAGAAGAGCTACGCGCTCAACGCCTACCAGAGCCAGCTGCAGCTGTTCAGCGAAGACCGGCTGTGCGACCTGTGCGCACCCGAGCGCTACTGGATGCTGCAGCCGGCCGGCGCCGCCCCCGCCTGA
- a CDS encoding UDP-glucuronic acid decarboxylase family protein, with protein MKESDRKRILVTGGAGFLGSHLCERLVRAGQDVLCVDNFYTGTKENIAHLLGRTNFELLRHDVTFPLYVEVDEIYNLACPASPVHYQHDPVQTTKTSVNGAINMLGLAKRLRARILQASTSEVYGDPEHHPQQEGYWGHVNPVGIRSCYDEGKRCAETLFMDYHRQHGLDVRIARIFNTYGPRMHPADGRVVSNFITQALAGQPLTVYGDGAQTRAFCYVDDMVDALVRLMEAPASGTPVNLGNPRESTMLEIAQAVLRATGSPSRIEMRPLPADDPHQRCPDITLARQLLGWEPHTALEDGLRRTVDYFAARLAAQAHAEGAPGNVVPVSATAREARAALS; from the coding sequence ATGAAGGAAAGCGATCGCAAGCGCATCCTGGTTACCGGCGGCGCGGGATTTCTCGGCTCGCACTTGTGCGAGCGGCTGGTGCGTGCCGGGCAGGACGTGCTGTGCGTGGACAACTTCTACACCGGCACCAAGGAGAACATCGCGCATTTGCTGGGCCGGACCAATTTCGAGCTGCTGCGGCACGACGTCACCTTCCCGCTGTATGTGGAGGTCGACGAGATCTACAACCTCGCGTGCCCGGCCTCGCCGGTGCACTACCAGCACGACCCGGTGCAGACCACCAAGACCAGCGTCAACGGCGCCATCAACATGCTGGGACTGGCCAAGCGGCTCAGGGCGCGCATCCTGCAGGCCTCCACCAGCGAAGTCTATGGCGACCCCGAGCATCATCCGCAGCAGGAAGGGTACTGGGGCCACGTCAATCCGGTGGGCATCCGCTCCTGCTACGACGAAGGCAAGCGCTGCGCCGAGACCCTGTTCATGGACTACCACCGCCAGCACGGGCTGGACGTGCGCATCGCGCGCATCTTCAATACTTACGGGCCGCGCATGCATCCGGCCGACGGCCGCGTGGTCTCGAACTTCATCACCCAGGCGCTGGCGGGGCAGCCGCTGACGGTTTACGGCGACGGCGCGCAGACGCGTGCCTTCTGCTATGTCGACGACATGGTTGACGCGCTGGTCCGGCTGATGGAAGCCCCCGCCAGCGGCACGCCGGTCAACCTGGGCAACCCGCGCGAAAGCACCATGCTGGAGATTGCGCAGGCGGTGCTGCGCGCCACCGGCTCGCCGTCGCGCATCGAGATGCGGCCGCTGCCGGCCGACGACCCGCACCAGCGCTGCCCCGACATCACGCTGGCGCGCCAGCTGTTGGGCTGGGAGCCGCACACCGCGCTGGAAGACGGCCTGCGCCGCACCGTCGATTACTTTGCCGCGCGGCTGGCCGCGCAGGCGCATGCCGAGGGTGCGCCCGGCAACGTGGTGCCGGTGTCCGCCACCGCGCGCGAAGCGCGTGCCGCGCTCAGTTGA
- a CDS encoding glycosyltransferase — MRKIALISEHASPLASVGSTDCGGQNIYVAHLARQLGSRGYQVDVFTRRDKALLPEVVAFAPNVRVIHVTAGPPVQIPKEQLLPYMEDFGAFLADFVRGDATGYDVLHANFFMSGLAALRARHTLGIPLVMTFHALGKVRRLHQGSTDGFPDDRFGIEDTLVREADCVVAECPQDRDDLVNLYSADPARVQTVPCGFDAAEFAPVPRDAARRALGWPLHGFRVLQLGRLVPRKGIDNVIRALGCLRRDTGLDATLYVVGGNAEQPSVQATPEIGRLQDVASAEGVAERVVFTGRRGRDTLRLFYSAADVFVTTPWYEPFGITPVEAMACGAPVIGADVGGIRSTVVDGHTGFLVPPKAPAALAARLAQLAANPALARKLGEAGRRRAQAHFTWAGVARQMEAVYAHVCAGEPALQAGARRVAA, encoded by the coding sequence ATGCGCAAGATCGCGCTTATCAGCGAACATGCCTCGCCACTCGCCAGCGTTGGCAGCACCGACTGCGGCGGTCAGAACATCTATGTGGCGCATCTTGCAAGACAGCTTGGCAGCCGCGGCTACCAGGTCGATGTCTTCACGCGGCGCGACAAGGCGCTGTTGCCAGAGGTGGTGGCGTTCGCGCCCAACGTGCGCGTGATCCACGTCACGGCGGGGCCGCCGGTGCAGATCCCGAAAGAACAGCTGCTGCCCTATATGGAAGACTTCGGCGCGTTCCTGGCCGACTTCGTGCGCGGCGATGCCACCGGCTACGACGTGCTCCATGCCAACTTCTTCATGTCCGGGCTGGCCGCGCTGCGCGCGCGCCACACGCTCGGCATCCCGCTGGTGATGACCTTCCATGCGCTGGGCAAGGTGCGCAGGCTGCACCAGGGCAGCACCGACGGCTTTCCCGACGACCGCTTCGGCATCGAGGACACGCTGGTGCGCGAGGCCGACTGCGTGGTGGCGGAATGTCCGCAGGACCGCGACGACCTCGTCAATCTTTACAGCGCCGATCCCGCGCGCGTGCAGACCGTGCCGTGCGGCTTCGATGCGGCCGAGTTCGCGCCGGTGCCGCGCGACGCGGCGCGGCGCGCACTGGGCTGGCCGCTGCATGGCTTCCGCGTGCTGCAGCTGGGGCGGCTGGTGCCGCGCAAGGGCATCGACAACGTGATCCGCGCGCTGGGCTGCCTGCGCCGCGACACCGGCCTCGACGCCACCCTGTACGTGGTCGGCGGCAACGCCGAGCAGCCGAGCGTGCAGGCCACGCCGGAAATCGGCCGGCTGCAGGACGTGGCCAGCGCCGAGGGCGTGGCCGAACGCGTGGTGTTTACCGGCCGGCGCGGGCGCGACACCCTGCGCCTGTTCTACAGCGCCGCCGATGTCTTCGTGACCACGCCGTGGTACGAGCCCTTCGGCATCACGCCGGTGGAGGCGATGGCGTGCGGCGCGCCGGTGATCGGCGCCGACGTCGGTGGCATCCGCTCCACCGTGGTGGATGGGCACACCGGCTTCCTGGTGCCGCCCAAGGCGCCGGCGGCGCTGGCGGCGCGGCTGGCGCAGCTGGCCGCCAACCCTGCGCTGGCGCGCAAGCTGGGCGAAGCGGGCCGGCGCCGCGCGCAGGCGCATTTCACCTGGGCCGGCGTGGCCAGGCAGATGGAGGCGGTCTATGCGCACGTCTGCGCCGGGGAGCCGGCACTGCAGGCCGGGGCCCGCCGTGTCGCGGCCTGA
- a CDS encoding SDR family oxidoreductase — MPTSQSPRPAAHTEAAMPLQDRTYLVSGAGRGLGAAICRTLSAAGAAVIVADIDDKLARDSAGGLAEAGAQAWPLHLDVSDPASVRAAFEAVRARGGRLDGIVNNAAIDITLPVDEVDAETWRKVLMVNLYGPYLMAHAAVPVLKAQGGGHIVNIASTASKRAWPNASAYHATKWGLLGFSHALHAELRPHGIKVSAIVAGGMRTPFLLDRFPDIDQGNLQDPANVANAVRFVLTQPEETVIPEVMVLPMKETSWP, encoded by the coding sequence ATGCCAACTTCGCAATCGCCACGACCCGCCGCGCACACCGAGGCCGCCATGCCGCTGCAGGACCGCACCTATCTCGTCAGCGGCGCGGGCCGCGGCCTGGGCGCCGCCATCTGCCGCACGCTGAGCGCGGCCGGCGCTGCCGTGATCGTGGCCGATATCGACGACAAGCTCGCGCGCGACAGCGCCGGCGGGCTGGCCGAGGCCGGCGCGCAGGCGTGGCCGCTGCACCTGGATGTCTCCGACCCCGCGTCCGTGCGCGCCGCCTTCGAAGCCGTGCGCGCGCGCGGCGGGCGCCTCGACGGCATCGTCAACAACGCCGCCATCGACATCACCCTGCCGGTGGATGAGGTCGATGCCGAGACCTGGCGCAAAGTGCTGATGGTCAACCTGTACGGCCCCTACCTGATGGCGCATGCCGCCGTGCCGGTACTGAAGGCGCAGGGCGGGGGGCATATCGTCAACATTGCCTCGACCGCGTCCAAGCGCGCGTGGCCCAATGCCTCGGCCTACCACGCGACCAAATGGGGGTTGCTGGGCTTCTCGCACGCGCTGCATGCGGAGCTGCGGCCGCACGGGATCAAGGTCTCGGCGATCGTCGCGGGCGGCATGCGCACGCCGTTCCTGCTGGACCGCTTTCCCGACATCGACCAGGGCAACCTGCAGGACCCGGCCAATGTCGCCAACGCGGTGCGCTTCGTGCTGACGCAGCCGGAAGAAACCGTGATCCCCGAGGTGATGGTGCTGCCCATGAAGGAGACCTCGTGGCCATGA
- a CDS encoding D-glycero-alpha-D-manno-heptose-1,7-bisphosphate 7-phosphatase produces MSLAAPLRAAVLLDKDGTVLDDVPYNVDPARMRFAPGAAAALRLLGGLGLPLVVVTNQPGVAHGLHTEAELVPVRERLAAMFAEHGAALSGFLYCPHHPEGQVAPYARACLCRKPMPGLLLQAAAAWRLDLARSWMIGDILNDVEAGNRAGCATVLVDCGNETEWQLSPARQADYVVPTLDAAARLVVARTRAADSAGAAASRAASPCRAEAP; encoded by the coding sequence ATGAGCCTCGCCGCCCCGCTACGCGCGGCCGTGCTGCTGGACAAGGACGGCACGGTACTGGACGACGTCCCTTACAACGTCGATCCGGCGCGCATGCGGTTTGCGCCAGGCGCCGCCGCCGCGCTGCGGCTGCTGGGCGGCCTGGGTCTGCCGCTGGTGGTGGTGACGAACCAGCCCGGCGTGGCCCATGGCCTGCATACCGAGGCCGAGCTGGTGCCAGTGCGTGAACGGCTGGCGGCCATGTTTGCCGAGCATGGCGCGGCGCTGAGCGGCTTCCTGTATTGCCCGCATCATCCCGAAGGGCAGGTGGCGCCCTACGCGCGCGCGTGCCTGTGTCGCAAGCCCATGCCCGGGCTGCTGCTGCAGGCGGCCGCGGCATGGCGGCTCGACCTGGCGCGGTCCTGGATGATCGGCGACATCCTCAATGACGTCGAGGCCGGCAACCGTGCCGGCTGCGCCACCGTGCTGGTCGACTGCGGCAACGAGACCGAATGGCAGCTTTCGCCCGCGCGCCAGGCCGACTACGTGGTGCCGACGCTCGACGCCGCCGCGCGCCTGGTGGTTGCGCGCACCCGGGCAGCGGATTCTGCCGGCGCTGCCGCATCGAGGGCCGCGTCACCATGCCGTGCGGAGGCGCCATGA
- a CDS encoding glycosyltransferase family 9 protein, which produces MKWQSARSVLCVRLDNMGDVLMSTPAMQALADALPARRLTLLTSHSAAALAPHLPMVGRVLAWDAPWARHAEARAAPAPGPEIAACARWLARFRFDAAVIFTVYSQSPLPAAVLCALAGIPLRLACCRENPYTLLSDWVPDTEPGTQPGQRPRHEAQRQLDLVAQVGAVARETRLRFRVLAADRTALAGRLAAIRGGRSGPVVVVHPGASAPSRRWPPARFAQVAHALAVKAGAHVLVTGDAAEHDIVRAVCAAAGHARVVPLAGALRLGEMGALLEAADLLVSNNTGPVHLAAALGTPVVDLYALTNPQHTPWQVPHRTLFADVPCRYCYKSMCPQGHHRCLEDVPAAHAVQAALALLGGNPDSMPAVELPWPGVGAAAAAPAEFDAAPAMPDDSASRHLPHDEADHVHPWH; this is translated from the coding sequence ATGAAGTGGCAATCCGCGCGCAGCGTGCTGTGCGTGCGCCTCGACAATATGGGCGACGTGCTGATGAGCACGCCGGCGATGCAGGCCCTGGCCGATGCGCTGCCGGCCCGCCGGCTGACGCTGCTGACCTCGCACAGCGCGGCGGCCCTGGCGCCGCACCTGCCGATGGTCGGCCGCGTGCTGGCCTGGGACGCGCCCTGGGCCAGGCATGCCGAGGCCCGGGCGGCACCGGCGCCGGGGCCGGAGATTGCCGCCTGCGCGCGCTGGCTGGCGCGCTTTCGCTTCGACGCGGCCGTGATCTTTACCGTCTACAGCCAGAGCCCCTTGCCCGCCGCGGTACTGTGCGCGCTGGCGGGCATTCCGCTGCGGCTGGCCTGCTGCCGCGAAAACCCCTACACGCTGCTGAGCGACTGGGTCCCCGACACCGAGCCGGGCACGCAGCCGGGCCAGCGTCCGCGCCACGAGGCGCAGCGGCAGCTCGACCTGGTGGCGCAGGTAGGGGCCGTCGCACGCGAGACGCGCCTGCGCTTTCGCGTGCTGGCGGCGGACCGCACCGCGCTCGCCGGGCGCCTCGCCGCGATCCGCGGCGGCCGCAGCGGGCCGGTGGTGGTGGTGCATCCCGGCGCCAGCGCGCCGTCGCGGCGCTGGCCGCCGGCGCGCTTTGCCCAGGTGGCGCACGCGCTGGCGGTGAAGGCCGGCGCGCACGTGCTGGTGACGGGCGATGCCGCCGAGCACGACATCGTGCGCGCGGTCTGCGCCGCCGCCGGCCACGCGCGCGTGGTGCCGCTCGCCGGCGCCTTGCGCCTGGGCGAAATGGGCGCGTTGCTGGAAGCCGCCGACCTGCTGGTGTCGAACAACACCGGGCCGGTCCACCTGGCCGCCGCGCTGGGCACGCCGGTGGTGGACCTGTACGCGCTGACCAATCCGCAGCACACGCCGTGGCAGGTGCCGCACCGCACGCTGTTTGCCGATGTGCCGTGCCGCTATTGCTACAAGAGCATGTGCCCGCAGGGACACCATCGCTGCCTGGAAGACGTGCCGGCCGCGCACGCGGTGCAGGCCGCGCTGGCGCTGCTGGGCGGCAATCCCGACAGCATGCCCGCGGTCGAACTGCCGTGGCCGGGCGTGGGCGCGGCCGCAGCGGCGCCTGCCGAGTTCGATGCCGCGCCCGCGATGCCGGACGACAGTGCATCCCGCCACCTTCCACATGACGAGGCCGACCATGTACACCCTTGGCATTAA
- a CDS encoding carbamoyltransferase family protein has protein sequence MYTLGINAAYHDSAACLVRDGEVVAAAEDERFTHVKHGKRPVPFTAWELPFHAIDYCLGEAGIALREVDHVAYAFDPALMLGARRHDATVTLPLEPSAHGAASGHESPWDPLFLSYVVNAPRQLAGGAPHHLAARFRGVRHDGPFRWHFVEHHMGHEASAFLAAPFARCAVLTMDGRGERATTSYGVFDGKEYRRIKQIDLPDSLGLLYERVTRHLGFLHSSDEYKVMALASYGKPAHLGVFRDMVRRDAEGGYRVAQPDLEALLGPPRQRGEDFGAAHFDIARSLQEVLEETVVGMTTWLAEATGERQLAMAGGVALNCVMNARVRDRSPFDEVWVQPAAGDAGTALGAALWIDFLQRGRPARQWSMEHAYLGPAYGEDEIAAFLDWARLPYRRLDDLAGQTAELLAQNKIIGWFQGRMEFGPRALGARSILASPIDPGMQQRLNQIKDREDFRPVAPVVMQERAPEWFSAAKPGRGEAPFMLFIYDVRPEQAARIPAVCHVDGTARVQTVRREQNPAYYDLLAAFERRTGVPILVNTSFNTRGEPIVCTPRDAVECFWTSPLDALVIGPFLLEKPAGGAHGQA, from the coding sequence ATGTACACCCTTGGCATTAACGCCGCCTACCATGACTCCGCCGCCTGCCTGGTGCGCGATGGCGAGGTCGTCGCCGCGGCGGAAGACGAGCGCTTCACCCATGTCAAGCACGGCAAGCGCCCGGTGCCGTTCACGGCGTGGGAGCTGCCGTTCCACGCCATCGACTATTGCCTGGGCGAGGCCGGCATCGCGCTGCGCGAGGTCGACCACGTCGCGTACGCGTTCGACCCCGCGCTGATGCTGGGCGCGCGCCGGCATGACGCCACCGTGACGCTGCCGCTGGAGCCGTCGGCGCACGGTGCTGCCAGCGGGCACGAGTCGCCGTGGGATCCGCTGTTCCTGTCGTACGTGGTCAACGCACCGCGGCAACTGGCGGGCGGCGCACCGCACCACCTCGCCGCGCGCTTTCGCGGCGTGCGCCACGATGGGCCGTTCCGCTGGCATTTCGTCGAGCACCACATGGGGCATGAAGCCAGCGCCTTCCTGGCGGCGCCGTTCGCGCGCTGCGCGGTGCTGACCATGGACGGCCGCGGCGAACGCGCCACCACCAGCTACGGCGTGTTCGACGGCAAGGAGTACCGGCGCATCAAGCAGATCGACCTGCCGGACTCGCTCGGCCTGCTGTACGAACGCGTCACGCGCCACCTGGGCTTCCTGCATTCGTCGGACGAGTACAAGGTGATGGCGCTGGCCTCCTACGGCAAGCCTGCGCACCTTGGGGTGTTCCGCGACATGGTCCGGCGCGATGCCGAAGGCGGTTACCGCGTGGCGCAGCCCGACCTGGAAGCGTTGCTGGGGCCGCCGCGCCAGCGCGGCGAGGACTTCGGCGCCGCGCATTTCGATATCGCGCGCTCGCTGCAGGAGGTGCTGGAGGAAACCGTGGTCGGCATGACCACCTGGCTGGCCGAGGCCACCGGCGAACGGCAGCTGGCCATGGCCGGCGGGGTGGCGCTGAACTGCGTGATGAATGCGCGCGTGCGCGACCGGAGCCCGTTCGACGAGGTCTGGGTGCAGCCCGCCGCCGGCGATGCCGGCACCGCGCTGGGCGCGGCGCTGTGGATCGACTTCCTGCAACGCGGACGCCCGGCGCGGCAATGGTCCATGGAACACGCCTACCTGGGCCCGGCGTATGGCGAGGACGAGATCGCGGCCTTCCTCGACTGGGCCAGGCTGCCTTACCGCCGGCTCGATGACCTGGCCGGGCAGACCGCCGAGTTGCTGGCGCAGAACAAGATCATCGGCTGGTTCCAGGGCCGCATGGAGTTCGGCCCGCGCGCGCTGGGCGCGCGCTCGATCCTGGCCTCGCCGATCGATCCGGGCATGCAGCAGCGGCTGAACCAGATCAAGGACCGCGAAGACTTCCGCCCGGTGGCGCCGGTGGTGATGCAGGAGCGCGCGCCCGAGTGGTTCAGCGCGGCCAAGCCCGGCCGCGGCGAAGCGCCGTTCATGCTGTTCATCTACGACGTGCGTCCCGAGCAGGCGGCGCGCATCCCGGCGGTCTGCCACGTCGACGGCACCGCGCGCGTGCAGACCGTGCGCCGCGAGCAGAACCCGGCCTATTACGATTTGCTGGCCGCGTTCGAGCGCCGCACCGGCGTGCCGATCCTGGTCAACACCTCGTTCAACACGCGCGGCGAGCCCATCGTGTGCACCCCCCGCGATGCGGTCGAGTGCTTCTGGACTTCGCCGCTGGACGCCCTGGTGATCGGCCCGTTCCTGCTGGAAAAGCCCGCTGGAGGCGCCCATGGACAGGCCTGA
- a CDS encoding glycosyltransferase family 2 protein: MEAPMDRPEPRVAVVVPTWRRPALLARCLQALCAQRLPAHAYEIIVADDGCEARIERLVALMAAQHPHHALRYVPVPGTQGPSGARNAGWRRARASVIAFTDDDTVPDPGWLEAGCAALAKQPECCAVAGTVHVPLPARPTDHERDTGGLAHAEFVTANCFVRRDALLRIGGFDERFTRAWREDSDLQFRLIEQVCPVGRAPAAVVAHPVRPAAWGSSVAAQAKVYFDALLYKKHPRLYRQRIRRVPPWHYYVTVLALLAAPSAWLAGAPAVAAAAGLLWLGFTAAFCARRLRGAALTPAHVAEMAFTSMLIPPLSLYWRLRGALAFRVVFL, encoded by the coding sequence CTGGAGGCGCCCATGGACAGGCCTGAGCCAAGGGTCGCGGTGGTGGTGCCCACCTGGCGCCGGCCGGCGCTGCTGGCGCGCTGCCTGCAGGCGCTGTGCGCGCAGCGCCTGCCCGCGCACGCGTACGAGATCATCGTTGCCGACGATGGCTGCGAGGCCCGTATCGAACGGCTGGTGGCGCTGATGGCGGCGCAACATCCGCACCATGCGCTGCGCTATGTGCCGGTGCCGGGCACGCAGGGGCCGTCGGGTGCGCGCAATGCCGGCTGGCGCCGCGCGCGCGCGTCCGTGATTGCGTTTACCGACGACGACACCGTGCCGGACCCGGGCTGGCTCGAAGCGGGCTGCGCGGCGCTGGCGAAGCAGCCGGAGTGCTGCGCCGTGGCAGGCACCGTGCACGTGCCGCTGCCGGCGCGGCCGACCGACCACGAGCGCGATACCGGCGGCCTTGCGCACGCCGAGTTCGTCACCGCCAATTGCTTCGTCCGGCGCGACGCGCTGTTGCGCATCGGCGGCTTCGACGAGCGCTTCACGCGCGCGTGGCGCGAGGATTCGGACCTGCAGTTCCGGCTGATCGAGCAGGTCTGCCCGGTGGGGCGAGCGCCCGCGGCCGTGGTGGCGCATCCGGTGCGTCCGGCCGCATGGGGCAGCAGCGTGGCGGCGCAGGCCAAGGTGTATTTCGACGCGCTGCTGTACAAGAAGCATCCGCGCCTGTACCGGCAGCGCATTCGCCGCGTGCCGCCCTGGCATTACTACGTGACGGTGCTGGCGCTGCTGGCCGCGCCGAGCGCATGGCTGGCGGGCGCGCCGGCCGTGGCCGCGGCGGCGGGCCTGCTGTGGCTCGGATTTACCGCGGCATTCTGCGCGCGGCGCCTGCGCGGCGCGGCGCTGACGCCGGCCCATGTGGCCGAGATGGCGTTCACCTCCATGCTGATACCGCCGCTGTCGCTTTACTGGCGGCTGCGCGGCGCGCTGGCCTTCCGGGTGGTGTTCCTATGA
- a CDS encoding glycosyltransferase family 9 protein has translation MNARVEPVTALPLARHPQQAARRGAAPARARRIAVFRALQLGDMLCAVPALRALRAGEPEARITLIGLPWAQEFVSRFSALVDDLMVFPGAPGMPEQPCAEAAAGPFYAAAHAARFDLAIQLHGSGALTNAVVQRLGARRMAGFCPDPAAARCSRAGVLVPWPQGNEVERLLALMQALGYPCADRSLAFPLRPLDRASWRLLAAEHGLVAGEYVCLHAGARMLSRRWPVERFAEAGRALRRHWKVVLTGSRDEAALVAQLARRLGKPVVNLCGQTALGTLAALIRDARLLLCNDTGASHIAAAVGTPSVVVSCGSDSARWAPLDTTLHRVLADQPACRPCMHQRCPLAGHPCASNISVASVVEAALALASRERGHG, from the coding sequence ATGAACGCACGCGTGGAGCCGGTCACGGCCTTGCCCCTCGCACGGCATCCGCAGCAGGCGGCGCGGCGCGGCGCGGCGCCGGCGCGCGCGCGGCGCATCGCGGTGTTCCGCGCGCTCCAGCTGGGCGACATGCTGTGCGCGGTGCCGGCGCTGCGGGCGCTGCGCGCGGGCGAGCCCGAGGCCCGCATCACGCTGATCGGCCTGCCGTGGGCACAGGAGTTCGTGTCGCGCTTCAGTGCGCTGGTGGATGACCTGATGGTGTTTCCCGGCGCACCGGGGATGCCGGAACAGCCTTGCGCCGAGGCCGCCGCCGGCCCGTTCTACGCGGCCGCGCACGCCGCGCGCTTCGACTTGGCGATCCAGCTGCACGGCAGCGGCGCGCTCACCAACGCCGTGGTGCAGCGCCTGGGCGCCCGGCGCATGGCCGGCTTCTGTCCGGACCCCGCCGCGGCGCGCTGCAGCCGCGCCGGCGTGCTGGTGCCGTGGCCGCAGGGCAACGAGGTCGAGCGGCTGCTGGCGCTGATGCAGGCGCTGGGCTATCCGTGCGCGGACCGCAGCCTGGCGTTTCCGCTGCGTCCGCTCGACCGCGCCAGCTGGCGGCTGCTGGCCGCCGAGCATGGGCTGGTTGCCGGCGAATACGTCTGCCTGCACGCGGGCGCGCGCATGCTGTCGCGGCGCTGGCCGGTGGAGCGCTTTGCCGAGGCCGGGCGCGCGCTGCGGCGCCACTGGAAGGTGGTGCTGACCGGCAGCCGCGACGAGGCCGCGCTGGTGGCGCAGCTGGCGCGGCGCCTGGGCAAGCCGGTGGTCAACCTGTGCGGGCAGACCGCGCTGGGCACGCTGGCCGCGCTGATCCGCGATGCACGCCTGCTGCTGTGCAATGACACCGGCGCTTCGCATATCGCCGCGGCAGTGGGCACGCCCAGCGTGGTGGTGTCCTGCGGCAGCGACAGCGCGCGCTGGGCGCCGCTCGACACCACGCTGCACCGCGTGCTGGCGGACCAGCCCGCATGCCGCCCATGCATGCACCAGCGCTGCCCGCTCGCGGGGCACCCGTGTGCGTCGAACATCAGCGTGGCCAGCGTGGTGGAAGCCGCGCTGGCGCTGGCGTCCCGGGAGCGCGGCCATGGCTAG